AATCTCACGTGGCTCGCTGCCCTGAAAGAGGGCTCCCTTGCCCTCTTGATTCGTGGCTGCACACGGCTTATCACTGTTCAGGTTAAAGCTGATAGTTGGCTGGGATGCCAGTGCAGGCTGGAACGACACATCTTCCTTCATGTCACAGCCAAGCAAACAAGAGTCAACGTTATCACAGCCTCCCGGGGTGACCAGGATGCCCTGGGCTCCTCTGCCAAAGTCTAGTAAGTCTTTGCTGGGCTTGAGGCCTTGGAGCGCCCCAGGACTGCATCGCTCCTCAGCCCCTAGCCTTCCCAACAACAACTTATTTCGATGACTTCTGACAATGCTGCTTCGGAAGGCAAAGGTCAGGTCCaggaggctgaggaggaaggagaagccgCTGAGTCCCCAGATGAAGAACATCAGGATAGATTTCTCGGTGGGCCTGGAAACAAAACACTCAACGTAGCTTGCACAAGGAAACTGGTAACAGGCGAAACGTCTGGGAACAAAGAATCCAAAAAGGTAGTAATGGCCCGACCCAAAAGAGGCCTCAACCAGCATTCTCAGAAGGAGCTGGACTGTATATGCTCTGGAGAAATCTGGAATATCCATTTTGGTTGCCTCGCAGGGGACCCTGctccctgccacccctttggAAGACTTCTTTGACATTTTGTGGCCTGATGTGGCTTTGATCTCCTTGTAGCGACGGTAGGGCAGGGACTGCGCCTTCACGAGCCGCCTGGCCACACTGTGAAACACGTAGACGCAAAAGAGGGTATAAGGGAGCAGGACAGAGGCGGTCTGGACGAGCCAGAACCGAAAGTGCGATATGGGGGCAAATACATCATAGCACGCATTGGCGCATCCTGGTTGGAGGGTGTTGCAGATGAAGCGCTGCTGCTCATCCTGGTAAAGAGGGTATGCTGCGAAGAAGATCACCAGTAGTCTCAGGAGGATGGTTAGAGTTAACCAAATCTTTCCTGGAAAAGAAGA
This Paroedura picta isolate Pp20150507F chromosome 11, Ppicta_v3.0, whole genome shotgun sequence DNA region includes the following protein-coding sequences:
- the LOC143821121 gene encoding gap junction delta-4 protein-like, with amino-acid sequence MDSWDSLGFLILILNYNVTIIGKIWLTLTILLRLLVIFFAAYPLYQDEQQRFICNTLQPGCANACYDVFAPISHFRFWLVQTASVLLPYTLFCVYVFHSVARRLVKAQSLPYRRYKEIKATSGHKMSKKSSKGVAGSRVPCEATKMDIPDFSRAYTVQLLLRMLVEASFGSGHYYLFGFFVPRRFACYQFPCASYVECFVSRPTEKSILMFFIWGLSGFSFLLSLLDLTFAFRSSIVRSHRNKLLLGRLGAEERCSPGALQGLKPSKDLLDFGRGAQGILVTPGGCDNVDSCLLGCDMKEDVSFQPALASQPTISFNLNSDKPCAATNQEGKGALFQGSEPREILQPRCNQLPCPLKGALALKPQDGCPRAVHSSASFSKPSVHYSTLERKASDVQSVCSSAGCSKSKKSEWV